CTTGTGTGATGTTTTTCATACTCGGTGTTGTGTCAACTTTTGTAAGCTTGCGGACTCTGGTGCCGCGTACCTCGACCTTCGACGAGCAGTATTTATTTTTTCGAGATCGGGATTTTGGCATAGAAAAACCCCGTGCTCATCGCACGGGGTTTTTCCCTTTATCCGCAGTTTGCGGACGGAAACGGCTCTATTTGTCAGCTCCTACTTCCCATGACACTTTTTATACTTCTTTCCGCTTCCGTCCTCCTTCTCCGCCAAAGGCGGATTCCATCTACATTAAAATTCCGAAGAACAAGTCGGCGGGACTCCACTTGCATTTACCCTTATTACACATTCTTGCCGTGGCAATGTTTATACTTTATTGGACGGCCATCGGAATGCGTCGCTCCGCAAGGACAGGGGTCGTTACGGTTGATTTCTTTTTTATCTTTTGGCTCGCTTTTTTCTTCGCCCATAGCTATGGAGCCCATTAGGGCGTTGCCGCCAACTTTAAACGATGCTTCGGGGCGGCTCAAAACCATCTCTGTGGTCTTTGGCATTGGAGGAGGATCTTTGAATTGCAAATGAAAGATTGTGCTGACTACTCCGCCGCGGATCGCGCTTAACAGCTCGCGGAACATTTTCACGCCTTCGCTCTTGTACTCAACGAGCGGATCTTTCTGGCCGTAGGCACGCAAACGCACGCTATCACGCAAATGATCCATAGCGTCAAGATCATCCATCCAAAACGCATCAATGGTGCGTAATAACGACCATCTCTCAATTGCCGTTCTCTCCTCTGCCGCGGCCTGCATGCGCTCTTCGTTGCGAGCGTTCAATGTTTCGTACAAAAAACTTTCTAATTCTTGACGCACATTGTCGTCATCTTTATGTGATTGTTCTGCTATAGTTTGTAGTTGCTTGTAGAATTGTTCGTCAAAAGGCGTTAAGCTCCTCACTGTTTCAAAAATTTCCTGAATATTCCAATCCATACGGCTGCCGGTGCAATGCATATTGCATAGTTCTTCAACATATTCTTTCATCATTCCATCTATCGTTTCTTTGAGTTTGTCCGGACTGGCTGAAAGAATGTCGCGGCGGCGGCGATAGATTGTATCGCGCTGTTTATTAAGCACTTCGTCATAATCAAGCACATGTTTTCGCAAATCAAAGTTATACCCTTCAATCTTTTGCTGGGCAGACTCAATCGCGCCGGAAATCATGCGCGATTCAATCGGCTCGTCTTCCGCAATACGCAAAGTCTCCATAAGCCCCTTGATGCGATCGCCGCCAAAAATACGCATGAGATCATCCTCAAGCGATACGTAGAATTGCGAAGAACCAGGGTCGCCTTGGCGCCCCGCGCGGCCTCTTAGCTGGTCGTCAATGCGGCGCGCCTCGTGCCGCTCGGTGCCTATTATATGCAACCCACCGACCGCGCGCACTTTTTCTGCTTCCTCTGCCGAAGGAGGGTTCCCTCCCAATATAATATCAACGCCGCGGCCCGCCATGTTTGTAGCTATGGTTACTTGCCCAACGCGGCCGGCCTGCGCGATAACTTCACCCTCCTGCTCGTGATTTTTAGCGTTTAACATTTGGTGCTTAATTCCTTCGCGGCCCAACAT
The Candidatus Spechtbacteria bacterium genome window above contains:
- a CDS encoding SEC-C domain-containing protein; this translates as MAEKEDGSGKKYKKCHGK